Proteins from a genomic interval of Croceicoccus naphthovorans:
- a CDS encoding LysR family transcriptional regulator → MIERYLIRYFIAVVDRGSFSRAAAACNVSQPTLSAGIAKLERLVGAPLFERSNRRVELTRAGASFVEHARAIERGFAAAEQVAQESGPAQLLRIGIASTFPSALIGAGVAAMRKADASARIELLDGRMRDLMQQLDRGRLDAVIGPVAQTQEVQRDLGVEDYLMALPASHALASRDDVAPADLAGEAMLVRRNCEALSDTSRFFTAHGVRPFMAARTTDDERAMAMVAAGLAITVAPRCFARDGIAMVRLEGFDPERRIGLISDADAMARIGASPVLRALCDTIADWLTR, encoded by the coding sequence ATGATCGAACGCTACCTGATCCGCTATTTCATCGCCGTGGTCGATAGGGGCAGCTTTTCGCGCGCCGCCGCAGCCTGCAACGTATCGCAACCCACCCTGTCCGCCGGGATCGCCAAGCTGGAGCGGCTGGTCGGCGCGCCGCTGTTCGAACGGTCGAACCGCCGGGTCGAACTGACTCGCGCCGGGGCCAGCTTCGTCGAACACGCGCGCGCCATCGAACGCGGATTCGCCGCCGCTGAACAGGTCGCGCAAGAAAGCGGCCCGGCACAATTGCTGCGCATCGGGATCGCCTCGACCTTTCCGTCGGCACTGATCGGCGCGGGGGTTGCCGCCATGCGCAAGGCCGATGCCAGTGCTCGGATCGAATTACTCGACGGGCGAATGCGCGATCTGATGCAACAGCTGGACCGCGGGCGGCTCGACGCCGTCATCGGACCGGTCGCCCAAACACAAGAGGTGCAACGCGATCTGGGCGTAGAGGATTACCTGATGGCCCTACCCGCGTCTCATGCGCTTGCCTCGCGCGACGATGTTGCTCCTGCCGATTTAGCCGGGGAAGCGATGCTGGTCCGCCGCAATTGCGAGGCACTGTCCGATACCAGCCGGTTCTTTACCGCGCATGGCGTGCGCCCGTTCATGGCGGCACGCACCACCGATGACGAACGGGCGATGGCGATGGTCGCGGCAGGTCTGGCGATCACGGTCGCGCCCCGTTGCTTCGCGCGCGATGGCATTGCGATGGTGCGGCTGGAAGGATTCGATCCCGAACGCCGCATCGGCCTGATCAGCGATGCGGACGCGATGGCGCGCATCGGTGCTTCGCCCGTATTGCGTGCCCTGTGCGATACGATTGCGGATTGGCTGACACGATAG
- a CDS encoding isovaleryl-CoA dehydrogenase: protein MRATPDFDFQLGESAVMIRDTVSRFADEQIMPLADRIDREDWFPRDELWQAMGELGLHGVTVSEDFGGLGLGYLDHLIAVEEVSRASASLGLSYGAHSNLCVNQIHRWGSDAQKAKYLPKLVSGEHVGSLAMSEAGAGSDVVSMKMRATKADGGWVLNGTKFWITNAAYADTLVVYGKTDPDAGPKGITTFLIEKDFDGFSIGQKIEKMGMRGSPTAELVFDDCFVPDENVMAGVGEGVKVLMSGLDYERVVLSGVQLGIIQACLDVVIPYVRERKQFGRPIGEFQLMQAKIADMYVGLQSARAYSYAVAKACDAGQTTRFDAAGAILLASENAFRAAGEAVQALGGAGYTLDWPVERFLRDAKLLDIGAGTNEIRRMLIGRELMRG, encoded by the coding sequence ATGCGCGCGACCCCCGATTTCGATTTCCAGCTTGGCGAGAGCGCCGTGATGATCCGCGACACCGTTTCGCGCTTCGCCGACGAACAGATCATGCCGCTGGCCGACCGCATCGACCGTGAGGACTGGTTCCCGCGTGACGAGTTGTGGCAGGCGATGGGCGAACTTGGCCTTCACGGCGTCACTGTGTCCGAAGATTTCGGCGGGCTGGGCCTCGGCTATCTCGATCACCTGATCGCTGTGGAGGAAGTGAGCCGCGCCAGCGCCTCGCTCGGCCTGTCGTACGGTGCGCACTCCAACCTTTGCGTCAACCAGATCCACCGCTGGGGCAGCGATGCGCAGAAGGCGAAGTACCTGCCCAAGTTGGTCAGCGGCGAGCATGTCGGTTCGCTGGCGATGAGCGAGGCCGGGGCCGGTTCCGATGTCGTTTCGATGAAGATGCGCGCCACGAAGGCCGATGGCGGCTGGGTGCTGAACGGTACGAAGTTCTGGATCACCAATGCCGCCTATGCCGACACGCTGGTCGTCTATGGCAAGACCGATCCCGATGCCGGGCCGAAGGGCATTACGACCTTCCTGATCGAGAAGGACTTCGACGGTTTCTCCATCGGCCAGAAGATCGAGAAGATGGGCATGCGCGGATCGCCCACCGCCGAACTGGTCTTCGACGATTGCTTCGTGCCGGACGAGAACGTCATGGCGGGCGTCGGCGAAGGCGTGAAAGTCCTGATGAGCGGGCTGGATTACGAGCGCGTCGTCCTGTCGGGCGTGCAGCTTGGCATCATCCAGGCCTGCCTCGACGTCGTCATTCCCTATGTCCGCGAACGCAAGCAATTCGGCCGCCCCATCGGTGAATTCCAGCTGATGCAGGCCAAGATCGCCGACATGTACGTAGGGCTGCAATCGGCGCGCGCCTATTCCTATGCCGTGGCCAAAGCCTGCGACGCGGGCCAGACCACGCGCTTCGACGCGGCGGGTGCGATACTGCTGGCCAGCGAGAATGCCTTCCGCGCGGCGGGCGAAGCGGTTCAGGCGCTGGGCGGGGCGGGCTATACGCTCGACTGGCCGGTAGAGCGGTTCCTGCGCGATGCCAAGCTGCTGGATATCGGGGCGGGCACGAACGAAATTCGCCGGA